The Lachnospiraceae bacterium genome window below encodes:
- a CDS encoding serine dehydratase subunit alpha family protein yields MQRGSEVYQKYIDILKEELLPAMGCTEPIALAYAAAKAREILGGQPELVKVEASGNIIKNVKSVIVPHTGHLRGIEAAAAAGIVAGDAAKELEVISDVSPDQQKAIREFLEQATIQVLPADTDKIFDIIVSVAKGEETAKVRISDFHTNITLLEKNGEILYSPTAHKGEEKAVTERDCLNVKDIVEFAQICEIEDIAPMIERQIAYNAAISDEGLRGDYGANIGQTILKMYGKEDVKILAKARAAAGSDARMNGCELPVVIVSGSGNQGITAVMPVVTYAESMGVSKEEMLRAVVVSDLLAVHLKTGIGRLSAYCGAVSAGCASGAGICFLQGGRYEEIAHTLVNAMAIASGMICDGAKASCAAKIALAVEAGILGYSMYQNGQEFKGGDGIVTKGVEATIANVGKLAHDGMRETDKEIIQIMVGRHACD; encoded by the coding sequence ATGCAAAGAGGATCCGAGGTTTATCAAAAATACATAGATATTTTAAAAGAAGAGCTGCTGCCGGCTATGGGATGTACCGAACCGATTGCCCTTGCCTATGCGGCGGCAAAGGCACGCGAGATTCTGGGGGGGCAGCCGGAGCTTGTTAAGGTAGAGGCCAGCGGCAATATTATTAAAAATGTAAAGAGTGTAATTGTTCCGCATACAGGACATCTGCGGGGGATTGAGGCGGCTGCGGCTGCCGGAATCGTAGCAGGAGACGCCGCTAAAGAGCTGGAAGTTATTTCAGATGTGTCGCCTGATCAGCAAAAAGCAATCCGTGAATTTTTGGAGCAGGCTACGATACAGGTGCTGCCGGCAGATACGGATAAGATTTTTGATATCATTGTGAGCGTGGCCAAAGGAGAAGAAACAGCCAAGGTACGGATTTCTGATTTTCATACCAACATTACGCTGCTGGAAAAAAATGGAGAGATTTTGTATAGCCCTACGGCGCATAAGGGCGAGGAAAAGGCAGTTACCGAGAGGGATTGTCTAAATGTGAAGGACATTGTTGAATTTGCGCAGATCTGTGAAATAGAAGATATTGCTCCCATGATTGAACGGCAGATTGCTTATAATGCTGCCATTTCAGATGAGGGACTGAGGGGCGATTACGGAGCCAATATCGGTCAGACCATTTTGAAGATGTATGGGAAAGAGGATGTTAAGATTCTGGCCAAGGCTAGAGCCGCCGCCGGATCGGATGCTCGGATGAATGGCTGTGAGCTGCCGGTGGTTATCGTGTCGGGCAGTGGAAATCAAGGGATCACAGCGGTAATGCCAGTCGTTACCTATGCAGAGTCTATGGGAGTATCCAAGGAAGAAATGCTGCGGGCTGTTGTGGTATCAGATTTATTGGCCGTACATTTAAAAACAGGGATTGGCCGTCTTTCTGCTTACTGCGGTGCCGTCAGTGCCGGATGCGCCAGCGGGGCCGGCATCTGCTTTTTGCAGGGAGGGCGCTATGAAGAGATTGCGCATACCTTGGTCAATGCAATGGCGATTGCTTCTGGTATGATTTGTGATGGTGCCAAAGCTTCCTGCGCCGCCAAAATTGCGCTGGCTGTGGAAGCAGGCATATTGGGATATTCCATGTATCAGAATGGACAGGAATTTAAAGGCGGCGATGGTATTGTCACAAAAGGGGTAGAAGCGACCATTGCGAATGTAGGCAAGCTGGCTCATGACGGAATGCGGGAGACCGATAAAGAAATTATTCAGATCATGGTCGGGAGACATGCCTGTGATTAA
- a CDS encoding ABC-F family ATP-binding cassette domain-containing protein has translation MILSTTGIQKSFITHEVLKNITFHLEAKEKMALIGVNGAGKSTLFHILLGDMEPDEGQIFIQKNLKIGYLPQTADYETDNRIEDELLTVFKPLQDMEAEIHMLEQNMHLSSSKEQLDRYSALLHAFEEQNGYAYRSLVRGVLTGLGFAEEEYQLPVNYLSGGQKTRIMLGKLLLQSPDLLLLDEPTNHLDIESISWLESYLAGFPGAAIIISHDRYFLDRLCTKTLEIERGISTVYSGNYSYYIQEKETRQKIALKEYAAQQSEIKRQEQIIQQLRGFGQEKFIKRAQSREKILEKMELLQRPTELNASMNLHFTPHIQSGEVVLTAQEVCKRFEDRTLFSKANFEVRRGERIALIGANGIGKTTLFKMIMGQLSPTYGDLHLGVKVFPGYYDQTQENLSPEKSILDEIYDTYPQLTIPQIRNILGSFLFRGDDVFKPIWQLSGGEKARVSLCKIMLSNANFLLLDEPTNHLDIISREILENNLIAYQGTLFFISHDRYFINQVATRILELTPTAVIPYLGNYDFYLEHRRIQEQQRLTQIPASENKEAYSKQKLASSELRKKRNRKAKLESMIEAAEQDIEMLKEKMLLPKYYSSAKAYQELEEQVKTQEESIMNMMEEWDLLSEELGE, from the coding sequence ATGATCCTTTCTACAACAGGAATTCAAAAAAGCTTTATCACACATGAGGTGCTTAAAAATATTACTTTCCATCTGGAGGCCAAAGAGAAAATGGCCTTAATTGGTGTCAATGGCGCAGGCAAATCAACGCTGTTTCACATTCTGTTAGGTGATATGGAGCCAGATGAGGGACAAATTTTTATCCAAAAAAACTTAAAAATAGGGTATCTGCCTCAAACTGCTGATTATGAGACCGATAATCGAATCGAAGATGAACTGCTTACCGTTTTTAAACCGCTTCAGGATATGGAAGCGGAAATTCATATGTTAGAACAAAACATGCATCTATCTTCTTCAAAAGAACAACTAGATCGTTATTCCGCACTGCTTCATGCTTTTGAAGAACAAAACGGATATGCTTACCGCAGTCTGGTGCGCGGCGTATTGACAGGTCTTGGGTTTGCAGAAGAAGAATATCAGCTGCCTGTCAATTATTTATCCGGCGGCCAAAAGACACGGATCATGCTTGGTAAGCTCTTGCTGCAATCTCCGGATCTATTGTTGCTTGACGAACCGACCAACCATTTAGATATCGAGTCCATCAGCTGGCTTGAGTCTTATCTAGCAGGCTTTCCCGGTGCTGCTATCATCATTTCTCACGACCGTTATTTTTTAGATCGTTTATGCACCAAAACACTAGAAATTGAACGCGGTATCTCGACTGTCTATTCCGGCAACTATAGTTATTATATTCAGGAAAAAGAAACTCGGCAAAAAATCGCTTTAAAAGAATACGCGGCACAGCAATCAGAAATCAAGCGGCAAGAACAAATTATTCAGCAGCTGCGCGGCTTTGGACAGGAAAAATTTATCAAACGGGCACAAAGCCGTGAAAAGATACTGGAAAAAATGGAGCTTTTGCAGCGCCCAACTGAGCTTAACGCATCTATGAATCTGCATTTTACGCCTCATATTCAAAGCGGCGAGGTTGTACTGACCGCTCAGGAGGTCTGCAAACGCTTTGAGGACCGTACACTATTTTCAAAAGCCAATTTTGAAGTGCGGCGAGGAGAACGGATCGCACTGATTGGTGCTAACGGGATTGGCAAAACAACCTTGTTTAAAATGATTATGGGGCAGCTCTCTCCTACTTATGGAGACCTTCATCTTGGCGTTAAGGTATTTCCTGGCTATTATGACCAAACGCAAGAAAACCTTTCACCTGAAAAATCCATCTTAGATGAGATTTATGATACGTATCCGCAATTGACCATCCCTCAGATTCGAAATATCTTAGGCTCCTTCCTTTTTCGCGGCGATGATGTTTTTAAGCCAATCTGGCAGCTAAGCGGCGGCGAAAAAGCCCGTGTTTCCCTCTGTAAGATCATGCTCAGCAATGCAAACTTTTTGCTGTTAGATGAACCGACCAACCATTTGGATATTATTTCCAGGGAAATATTGGAAAATAATTTGATTGCTTACCAGGGAACTCTATTCTTTATCTCTCACGACCGTTATTTTATCAATCAAGTCGCAACCCGTATTCTGGAGCTTACCCCTACTGCTGTCATTCCCTATCTTGGAAACTATGATTTTTATCTTGAACACCGGCGTATACAGGAACAGCAGCGTTTGACGCAAATCCCTGCCTCTGAAAATAAGGAGGCCTATTCTAAACAGAAGCTAGCCTCCAGCGAGCTGCGCAAAAAAAGAAACCGAAAGGCTAAGCTGGAATCCATGATTGAAGCTGCTGAGCAGGATATTGAAATGCTTAAAGAAAAGATGCTGCTTCCTAAATACTACTCCTCTGCCAAAGCCTATCAGGAGCTGGAAGAGCAAGTAAAAACTCAAGAAGAAAGCATCATGAACATGATGGAAGAATGGGATCTTCTCTCAGAAGAGCTGGGCGAATAA
- a CDS encoding HAD family phosphatase yields the protein MIKAVVFDMDGVLFDTERMGSRAWQAVADRMGLPEIEAARLGCVGLNRNDEIVFLKNWYGQDFPMERFLEESTQEMERLTEEEGVPLKQGVREILAYLMHQDIPVAICSSSRVDKICSNLKHVQIPEHYFQAIIGGDLVQHSKPKPDIYLKACEALGLAPESCIAVEDSPNGIRAAYEAGMQVIMIPDMIMPTPELLTMCIRKEESLGGLQRFLEQRK from the coding sequence GTGATTAAAGCAGTTGTATTTGATATGGACGGTGTTCTGTTTGATACCGAACGGATGGGCAGCAGAGCTTGGCAGGCCGTTGCAGACAGAATGGGACTGCCGGAGATCGAAGCAGCGCGTCTTGGCTGTGTGGGACTCAACCGGAATGATGAAATTGTATTTTTGAAAAATTGGTATGGACAGGATTTTCCGATGGAGCGTTTTCTAGAAGAGAGTACTCAGGAAATGGAACGCTTGACAGAGGAGGAAGGGGTTCCGCTCAAACAAGGAGTTCGCGAGATCTTAGCCTATTTGATGCATCAGGATATACCAGTAGCCATTTGCAGCTCCAGCAGAGTGGATAAGATCTGCAGCAATTTAAAGCATGTACAGATTCCGGAGCATTACTTTCAGGCAATTATTGGCGGCGATTTGGTGCAGCACAGTAAGCCTAAGCCGGATATCTATCTAAAAGCCTGCGAGGCGCTCGGCTTAGCGCCGGAAAGCTGTATTGCAGTAGAAGATTCGCCGAATGGGATTCGGGCAGCGTATGAGGCAGGCATGCAGGTAATTATGATCCCGGATATGATTATGCCTACACCAGAGCTTCTGACCATGTGTATTCGTAAGGAAGAGAGCTTAGGAGGTCTTCAGCGCTTTTTGGAGCAGAGAAAATGA
- the secD gene encoding protein translocase subunit SecD, with protein MKKLKSVFILLLVLLIIAFSAVLCYVGLGENKHFGVANINLGLDLAGGVSITYQAVEGSSPSSAEMEGALAVIQKRLDAKGYTEATAYLDGSDRIRVEIPGVEDANEAVTEIGKTAMLTFVGIDWNQITASSILEEFYPQYVEDAKVKLEEQGQADAYTDEQLLADAKTFFSQYPIDAISMYPSLLDKAKEAGYAEEILTGTNVANATYQKGQTSQNGSVEPYVRLDFDETGKALFAAGSEKYLNKYIAIMLDTTVCSMPSVNSVINDGQALITGMATDEAAKNLAADIVGGALPVQLEDIEHNSVGASLGQDALNTSLLAAIIGFAIIIVFMIVFYRVPGLASAFALVFYITMELLLINVLDMTLTLPGVAGIILSIGMAVDANIIIFSRIREEITMGRTLRVSVRDGFKKALSAILDGNITTLIASLVLYFFGSGTIRGFAQTLALGIIISMVTSLVVTRLILSQFMVLLPQKNQLYCIAKKKKAVQEVAK; from the coding sequence ATGAAAAAACTAAAGAGTGTTTTTATCCTGCTCCTAGTGTTATTGATAATCGCATTTTCAGCAGTTCTATGCTATGTAGGGCTGGGAGAGAACAAGCATTTTGGCGTAGCGAATATCAATCTGGGACTGGATTTGGCCGGAGGCGTCAGCATTACATATCAGGCGGTAGAGGGAAGTTCCCCTTCGTCAGCTGAGATGGAAGGCGCATTGGCCGTGATTCAAAAACGCTTAGATGCAAAAGGATATACAGAAGCAACGGCCTATTTAGATGGAAGCGACCGGATTCGGGTAGAGATTCCGGGTGTAGAGGATGCTAATGAAGCGGTAACTGAAATCGGAAAAACAGCCATGTTAACTTTTGTTGGTATTGATTGGAATCAGATTACAGCAAGCAGTATTTTAGAAGAGTTCTATCCGCAGTATGTAGAAGATGCCAAGGTCAAGCTGGAAGAGCAGGGGCAGGCAGATGCATACACGGATGAGCAGCTTTTGGCAGACGCCAAAACCTTCTTTAGCCAGTATCCAATTGATGCCATCTCAATGTATCCGAGCTTACTGGATAAAGCCAAGGAAGCAGGATATGCAGAAGAAATTTTAACGGGCACCAATGTAGCCAATGCAACCTATCAAAAGGGACAGACCTCTCAGAATGGATCGGTAGAGCCCTACGTGCGACTGGATTTCGATGAGACAGGAAAAGCACTTTTCGCAGCAGGCTCAGAGAAATATCTGAACAAGTATATTGCGATCATGCTTGATACGACAGTCTGCAGTATGCCCAGTGTTAATTCTGTAATCAATGACGGGCAGGCTCTGATCACAGGCATGGCTACCGATGAGGCAGCTAAAAATCTAGCAGCTGATATCGTGGGCGGTGCGCTTCCTGTACAGCTGGAGGACATTGAACATAACAGTGTCGGTGCTTCTCTGGGGCAGGATGCGCTTAATACCAGTCTGCTGGCTGCTATAATCGGCTTTGCCATCATTATTGTATTTATGATCGTGTTTTACCGGGTGCCGGGTCTGGCTTCCGCATTTGCCCTTGTATTTTACATTACAATGGAGCTGCTCCTGATCAATGTATTAGATATGACGCTTACGCTTCCGGGTGTAGCCGGCATTATTCTTTCCATTGGTATGGCAGTGGATGCGAATATTATCATCTTTTCTCGTATCCGAGAGGAAATTACGATGGGCAGAACGCTTCGGGTCTCTGTTCGGGATGGCTTTAAGAAGGCGCTGTCTGCCATTTTAGACGGCAATATTACAACTTTGATTGCTTCGCTGGTGCTGTATTTCTTTGGCAGCGGAACCATTCGCGGTTTTGCCCAGACGTTGGCGCTTGGTATTATCATTTCTATGGTTACCTCCTTAGTTGTAACGCGGCTTATTTTAAGTCAGTTTATGGTGCTGCTTCCGCAGAAAAATCAGCTGTATTGTATCGCTAAAAAGAAAAAAGCAGTGCAGGAGGTGGCAAAATGA
- a CDS encoding cold-shock protein, whose amino-acid sequence MEKGTVKWFDAKKGYGFIEAEGQKDIFVHFSAIEGEGYRSLNEGQAVEFEVEEGAKGPQASRVIAL is encoded by the coding sequence ATGGAAAAGGGCACGGTGAAATGGTTTGACGCCAAAAAAGGATATGGATTTATCGAAGCCGAGGGCCAAAAGGATATTTTCGTGCATTTCAGTGCAATTGAAGGCGAAGGGTATCGCAGCTTAAATGAAGGACAGGCTGTGGAGTTTGAGGTTGAAGAGGGCGCAAAAGGACCTCAGGCCAGCCGAGTTATTGCACTGTAA
- a CDS encoding M6 family metalloprotease domain-containing protein, with protein sequence MSKLTKVISILFLSISFLIGYIEPVQAQVVIEETGDSIFPSWFMPAEGEVCALVVPVEFSDYRFAENPEDVLEKILWQEGSEYAPSLSDYFDKASYGKLSLKGEVQPVVTLPEARSTYGKNHVEWIEAVFEILAQRGIDFSRFDQNQDGILDGLYLVWAGPAQNAQSSWWPYSDTFYWDFSASGIRLGSYSSLSYELLTAPAAFRQFTAIHETGHQLGLTDYYASATQSGTGASVMMDRNEGDEDCFSKMLLGWIHPQVVRESTWITLSSAASTPSAAVIVPENWNGNYLSEYFMAEYITPEANQRTQAISDTGAVRIWHVNAATSTWTDEITSSMYRYQNGGSGAKLLTVIDMDQQWYISGEKISEQQTELYTGEASGIAIKIETIQNGQAQLCITYHGKAPAEPANSMNSSQTEDSPSESEAAGAEESSTSEGESAAGQPETSEETQISQGEEKPIEDTESIPPKSEKKMISAVVPVFFIIAVAAFLCYLMLSDKKKNKKKKKRKK encoded by the coding sequence ATGAGCAAATTAACAAAAGTGATCAGCATACTTTTCTTAAGTATTAGCTTTCTGATAGGATATATTGAACCCGTGCAGGCTCAGGTTGTGATTGAAGAAACAGGGGATTCTATTTTTCCTTCCTGGTTTATGCCTGCGGAAGGAGAGGTCTGTGCACTGGTAGTGCCGGTAGAGTTTAGCGACTATCGTTTTGCAGAGAATCCTGAGGATGTGTTAGAAAAAATTCTTTGGCAAGAAGGTTCCGAGTATGCTCCTTCTTTGTCTGATTATTTTGATAAGGCTTCTTACGGAAAGCTTTCTTTAAAAGGAGAAGTGCAGCCGGTTGTCACACTTCCGGAAGCACGCAGCACCTATGGGAAAAATCATGTAGAATGGATTGAGGCGGTTTTTGAAATTTTAGCGCAGCGCGGCATCGATTTTTCCCGTTTTGATCAGAATCAGGATGGGATTTTAGACGGACTGTATCTGGTTTGGGCCGGCCCTGCGCAGAACGCGCAGTCCTCCTGGTGGCCCTATTCCGATACATTTTACTGGGATTTTTCAGCATCCGGCATTCGATTAGGCAGCTACAGCAGCCTTTCCTATGAGCTTCTTACCGCGCCGGCGGCGTTTCGTCAGTTTACTGCTATTCATGAAACGGGACATCAGCTGGGGCTTACGGATTATTATGCTTCGGCTACACAGTCCGGTACGGGAGCCAGTGTAATGATGGACCGAAACGAAGGAGATGAGGATTGTTTTTCCAAAATGCTTTTAGGCTGGATCCATCCTCAGGTAGTGAGGGAAAGCACATGGATTACGCTTTCCTCTGCCGCTTCAACGCCAAGTGCCGCCGTAATTGTGCCGGAAAACTGGAACGGAAATTATCTGTCTGAATATTTTATGGCAGAATATATTACGCCAGAGGCCAATCAAAGGACACAGGCCATAAGTGATACGGGCGCTGTGCGTATTTGGCATGTCAATGCCGCCACCTCGACATGGACCGACGAAATTACTTCCTCCATGTATCGGTATCAGAATGGGGGCAGCGGGGCAAAACTATTAACAGTAATAGATATGGATCAGCAATGGTATATAAGCGGAGAGAAAATCTCTGAACAGCAAACAGAGCTATACACTGGTGAAGCAAGCGGAATTGCCATCAAAATCGAAACGATTCAAAATGGTCAGGCGCAGCTTTGCATTACTTATCATGGAAAGGCACCGGCAGAGCCGGCAAACAGCATGAATTCATCGCAGACAGAGGACAGTCCTTCAGAGTCAGAGGCAGCAGGTGCAGAGGAAAGCAGCACTTCGGAGGGCGAATCAGCAGCCGGACAGCCGGAAACATCTGAGGAAACGCAGATATCGCAGGGGGAAGAAAAGCCGATTGAAGACACAGAGAGCATACCGCCGAAAAGTGAAAAAAAGATGATTTCTGCCGTAGTCCCCGTCTTTTTTATCATTGCAGTTGCTGCATTTTTGTGTTATTTGATGCTGAGCGATAAGAAAAAGAATAAAAAGAAGAAAAAACGGAAAAAATAA
- the secF gene encoding protein translocase subunit SecF — protein MKVIERTKLWFSISLVIILLGIISFIFRGLNYDIEFAGGTMLQIDMHQSLEENARLEEIVKEISGDSNPQVQAVSGSGSDTQITIKVKEIKPEQIDELYMAIANEYGLDTETKADLIEHSSISPTISSEMKKAAIVSTIIAGVLMLLYISLRFRDICFGLGSLIPLLHDVLIVVAVYTLFQIPVNNTFIVALLTIVGYSINNTIVVFDRIRENRRFYRKNEMAKLCDVSIQQTLGRSLGTSFTTIITVFLLFLLGVQSLRWFALPLLVGILAGTYSSLFIASPVWYLLETKFHK, from the coding sequence ATGAAAGTCATTGAACGGACCAAATTATGGTTTTCGATTTCTCTTGTGATTATTTTGCTGGGTATCATCTCATTTATTTTCAGAGGATTGAATTATGATATTGAATTTGCAGGCGGTACCATGCTGCAGATTGATATGCATCAGTCTCTGGAAGAGAATGCACGGCTGGAGGAGATTGTAAAAGAAATTTCCGGCGACAGTAACCCGCAGGTTCAGGCGGTTTCTGGCAGCGGCAGCGATACGCAGATCACAATTAAAGTAAAGGAAATAAAGCCGGAGCAGATCGATGAGCTGTACATGGCAATTGCGAATGAATATGGGCTGGACACCGAAACCAAGGCGGATCTGATTGAGCATTCCAGCATCAGCCCTACCATCAGCTCCGAGATGAAAAAAGCTGCGATTGTTTCGACGATTATTGCAGGTGTTTTGATGCTGCTCTATATCAGTCTGCGGTTTAGAGATATCTGTTTTGGCCTGGGATCATTGATTCCGCTGTTGCATGATGTGCTGATTGTGGTAGCCGTGTATACGCTTTTTCAGATTCCGGTCAATAATACCTTTATTGTAGCGCTTTTAACAATCGTTGGTTATTCTATCAACAATACGATCGTTGTGTTTGACCGTATTCGTGAAAACCGCAGATTTTATCGTAAAAATGAGATGGCCAAGCTGTGCGATGTGAGCATTCAGCAGACATTGGGGCGTTCCTTGGGAACCTCCTTTACAACCATCATTACTGTTTTTCTGCTATTTCTGCTGGGAGTACAGTCGTTGCGCTGGTTTGCACTGCCTCTCCTGGTCGGCATTTTGGCAGGTACCTATTCCTCACTCTTCATTGCAAGCCCGGTTTGGTACTTGTTAGAAACAAAGTTTCATAAATAA
- the trpS gene encoding tryptophan--tRNA ligase, with protein MNEQRKRILTGDRTTGKLHLGHYIGSLKTRVELQHEYDTFLLLADVQALTTHFENPALIQDSIYQVALDYLSVGLDPQVVTIVQQSQIKAIAELTVFYSMLTSVNTLRHNPTIKTEAKNYGYNDMTYGFLGYPVSQAADITFCNADLIPVGDDQLPHIEFCRKLVRRFNELYHTQITEPQAKLSTCPRLPGLDGNAKMGKSLGNAIYLSDDAETVTKKVRSAVTDTNRTSVKIPGNPKVCVVNHYHKIFNPEEHENICSMCQNASIGCVACKKLLADKLNGLMDPFREKRAYYEAHREQVREIIQAGSDKANQIGNENVAQIKEKMNIQI; from the coding sequence ATGAACGAACAACGCAAACGCATTCTGACCGGTGACCGCACTACCGGAAAATTACATCTTGGCCATTATATCGGCAGTCTGAAAACACGTGTTGAGCTGCAGCACGAATATGATACCTTTCTACTGCTTGCCGATGTGCAGGCCCTTACCACTCACTTTGAAAATCCTGCTTTAATTCAAGACAGTATTTATCAGGTTGCTCTTGATTATCTTTCTGTTGGACTGGATCCTCAGGTCGTAACCATCGTACAGCAGTCTCAGATTAAAGCTATTGCTGAATTAACTGTCTTCTATTCGATGCTGACCTCTGTAAATACACTGCGCCATAACCCGACCATCAAAACAGAAGCCAAAAATTATGGCTATAATGATATGACCTACGGCTTTTTAGGATATCCTGTGAGTCAGGCTGCCGATATTACTTTCTGTAATGCTGATCTGATCCCCGTAGGCGATGATCAGCTGCCCCATATTGAATTCTGTCGCAAGCTAGTTCGTCGCTTTAATGAATTATATCATACCCAAATCACAGAGCCGCAGGCTAAGCTAAGTACCTGTCCTCGTCTTCCGGGCCTCGACGGCAATGCTAAAATGGGAAAAAGTCTCGGAAATGCGATTTATTTATCGGATGATGCCGAAACGGTTACTAAAAAAGTACGTTCAGCCGTTACCGATACCAATCGCACCTCTGTTAAAATCCCGGGCAATCCTAAAGTGTGTGTGGTCAATCATTATCACAAAATCTTTAATCCTGAGGAGCATGAAAATATTTGTTCTATGTGCCAAAATGCCAGTATTGGCTGCGTTGCCTGTAAGAAGCTTCTGGCCGATAAATTAAACGGTCTTATGGACCCCTTCCGTGAAAAGCGCGCTTATTATGAAGCCCATCGTGAACAGGTGCGGGAGATTATCCAAGCCGGTTCCGATAAGGCAAATCAGATCGGCAATGAAAATGTGGCCCAGATCAAAGAAAAAATGAATATCCAGATATAA
- a CDS encoding cation:proton antiporter, translating to MYQFYAHCNEATIVLIALAIILFSGFLVTRLTKLLHLPNVTGYIIAGILIGPSVGNLVPQDMIQNMGFVSDIALAFIAFGVGKFFKKEILVKTGGSIFVITILESLLAGILVAVGMKFIFKLDWNFALALGAIATATAPASTMMTIHQYKAKGDFVNTLLQVVAYDDVVCLLCFSVVAAIINVSAGGEDGFQMMEIIKPIGFTLMTIVLGFICGLLLGKLLSRPGRSKDNRLILCVAMLLGLSGLCAAIDISPLLACMVFGTTYINFTRDKKLYRQMNNFTPPIMSIFFIISGMNLDLSALKTVGVIGISYFLIRIIGKYAGAFLGCQICKTEKNIRNYLGLALIPQAGVAIGLAFNAQRILPAQIGNMILTIILFSSVCYELIGPASAKAALFLSGAIKTEKKEKKHEESASKEES from the coding sequence ATGTATCAATTTTATGCCCATTGCAATGAGGCGACAATTGTGCTGATTGCATTAGCAATTATTTTATTTTCTGGTTTTTTGGTTACTCGTTTGACAAAGCTTTTGCATCTGCCCAATGTGACAGGATATATTATTGCCGGTATTTTGATTGGGCCAAGCGTAGGCAATTTGGTTCCGCAGGATATGATTCAAAATATGGGGTTTGTGAGTGACATCGCGTTAGCCTTTATTGCTTTTGGTGTAGGAAAGTTTTTCAAAAAAGAGATCCTTGTTAAAACGGGAGGCTCCATATTTGTGATTACCATATTGGAATCGCTGCTTGCCGGTATTTTAGTTGCCGTGGGAATGAAATTTATTTTTAAGCTGGACTGGAATTTTGCGCTGGCGCTGGGGGCGATTGCCACCGCAACGGCGCCGGCCAGTACGATGATGACGATCCATCAATATAAGGCTAAGGGAGATTTTGTGAATACACTTTTACAGGTAGTGGCCTATGATGATGTTGTCTGTCTTCTTTGCTTTAGCGTTGTGGCTGCGATCATCAACGTAAGCGCGGGAGGAGAAGACGGCTTTCAGATGATGGAAATTATTAAGCCGATTGGTTTTACACTAATGACCATTGTTCTTGGATTTATCTGCGGTCTTTTACTGGGGAAGCTGCTGTCAAGACCGGGGCGCAGTAAGGATAACCGGCTTATTTTATGCGTTGCCATGCTCCTTGGCCTTTCCGGACTTTGTGCCGCCATTGATATTTCTCCTCTTTTAGCCTGCATGGTATTTGGCACTACGTATATCAATTTTACGCGGGATAAAAAATTGTATCGGCAGATGAATAATTTTACGCCGCCGATTATGTCTATTTTCTTCATCATATCGGGAATGAATTTGGATCTTTCGGCCTTAAAAACGGTGGGCGTAATTGGCATCAGCTATTTTTTGATTCGAATTATTGGAAAATATGCGGGAGCCTTTTTGGGATGTCAGATTTGTAAAACGGAGAAAAATATTCGTAATTATCTGGGGCTGGCTTTGATTCCTCAGGCCGGCGTCGCCATCGGGCTGGCATTTAATGCACAGCGTATCTTGCCGGCGCAGATCGGCAATATGATTCTGACGATCATTTTGTTTTCCTCTGTGTGCTATGAACTCATTGGGCCAGCAAGTGCCAAGGCAGCTTTGTTTCTTTCCGGCGCCATTAAAACAGAGAAAAAGGAAAAAAAGCATGAGGAGAGCGCATCAAAGGAAGAATCCTAG